A genomic region of Capnocytophaga canimorsus contains the following coding sequences:
- a CDS encoding TonB-dependent receptor: MKKLFLLTLWLSSFFAIAQQNGVISGKITDARDAFSLPGATIMLDFQNRYTISDTNGLFQFLHVPEGIYQISVDYMGYQSYIQKVTVKKGENTVINFALKAEDIHLQEVVIVGDFLKGQAKALNQQKNRQNISNIISADQVGRFPDSNIGDALKRVAGITMQNDQGEARNIIIRGLAPNLNSVALDGDRIPSAEGDNRNVQMDLIPSDMIASIEVNKTLTSDMDADAIGGSVNLVTRATPNKERISATLAGGYAPIRHGANTTLGLVYGNRFFDDKLGVILSASYNDNHFGSDNVEAIWKKWEKNGNMLEYVEQMDIRKYDVQRIRRSFSTTFDYKINENNSLSIKGIYNWRDDRETRFRSRVRGVTPTFSGATFTGFTGDIRNQTKAGADNHRNKQARLEDQRVQNYALSGDHLLGSSVDLQWGVNYALASEDRPDERYIEFHNRKQKLTFNGSENKPLYTVNGKNSPEKYALRKLTSNHNYTQEEEIGFKLNLRFPFSVIENQKGRIRTGVRFKLKEKLRDNIFYEHKEIAGVVKTLNDVKTTFLDGKNWQVGEQYVAGTFAQIDYLSTLDLENPALFSTKDVPAEYLNLNYNAKENIYATYLRWDQDFSNRFSMIAGVRVEKTDINYTGNHVLNETTLAGKISNKNDYVNFLPSVAFKYDLKKDFIWRVAFSTALARPDYYALAPYVSVFSADNKIFAGNPKLKATYSYNFDVMAEKYFKSVGILSGGIFYKHLNNFIYTYIANNTYSHEQFAREFPNVANPIDVGADHWSFKQQRNGENVAVYGFELAAQRQLDFLPGKFFKGFGAYLNYTYTQSKAQGITNNQGEKRDGLGLPGTAPHMLNASLSWENKGLLARISINHTSDYLDELGGNPFEDRYYDQQTFLDFNASYKATKNMSIFLEANNLTNQPLRYYQGISARTMQVEYYRPKYKIGIKLDF; encoded by the coding sequence ATGAAAAAATTGTTTTTACTGACCTTATGGCTAAGTTCATTTTTCGCTATTGCGCAGCAAAATGGAGTGATTTCTGGAAAAATTACCGATGCACGTGATGCCTTTTCACTACCTGGTGCTACCATTATGCTTGATTTTCAAAATAGATATACCATTTCTGATACTAATGGGTTGTTCCAATTCTTGCACGTTCCAGAAGGTATTTATCAAATTTCGGTGGATTATATGGGTTATCAGTCATATATCCAAAAGGTAACGGTTAAAAAAGGAGAAAATACAGTGATAAATTTTGCGCTAAAAGCAGAAGATATTCATTTACAAGAAGTAGTGATTGTGGGTGATTTTCTAAAAGGACAAGCCAAAGCCCTCAACCAACAAAAAAATCGACAAAATATCAGTAACATCATCTCGGCAGACCAAGTGGGGCGTTTTCCAGATTCCAACATAGGAGATGCCCTAAAACGTGTGGCAGGGATAACTATGCAAAACGATCAAGGCGAAGCCCGAAATATTATCATCCGCGGACTGGCACCTAACCTAAACTCCGTTGCTCTTGATGGTGATCGTATTCCTTCGGCAGAAGGCGATAATCGTAACGTGCAAATGGACCTAATTCCTTCCGATATGATTGCCTCCATAGAAGTGAATAAAACACTTACATCAGATATGGATGCCGATGCTATAGGAGGGTCAGTAAATCTGGTTACTCGTGCTACGCCTAACAAAGAACGCATTTCAGCTACTTTGGCAGGAGGATATGCACCCATCCGACACGGAGCAAACACTACGCTGGGCTTGGTGTATGGAAATCGATTTTTTGATGATAAACTTGGAGTGATTTTAAGTGCATCGTATAATGATAATCATTTTGGGTCGGACAACGTTGAGGCTATTTGGAAAAAATGGGAGAAAAATGGCAATATGTTGGAATATGTGGAACAAATGGACATCAGAAAATATGATGTGCAACGCATCAGACGTAGCTTTTCCACCACATTTGATTATAAAATCAATGAAAACAACAGTTTGTCAATCAAAGGAATATATAATTGGCGTGATGATAGAGAGACTCGTTTTCGTTCGCGCGTAAGAGGTGTGACTCCTACTTTTTCAGGAGCAACGTTCACTGGATTTACAGGTGATATTCGTAACCAAACCAAAGCGGGTGCTGATAATCATCGTAATAAACAGGCACGATTGGAAGATCAGCGTGTACAAAATTACGCCTTATCTGGGGACCATTTGTTAGGGAGTTCGGTAGATTTGCAGTGGGGCGTAAACTATGCTTTAGCCAGTGAAGATCGCCCCGATGAGCGCTACATCGAATTTCATAATCGAAAACAAAAACTCACCTTCAATGGTAGCGAAAATAAACCTCTATATACTGTAAATGGTAAAAATAGCCCCGAGAAATACGCCCTTCGTAAACTGACCTCAAACCATAACTATACCCAAGAGGAAGAAATAGGTTTCAAACTTAATTTACGCTTTCCTTTTTCGGTAATAGAAAACCAAAAAGGGCGTATTAGAACCGGGGTGCGATTCAAACTCAAAGAAAAATTACGCGACAACATTTTCTATGAACATAAAGAAATTGCAGGTGTTGTGAAAACTTTGAATGATGTAAAAACCACTTTTTTAGACGGTAAAAATTGGCAAGTAGGTGAACAATATGTGGCAGGTACTTTTGCTCAAATTGATTACCTAAGTACATTAGATTTAGAAAATCCAGCCCTATTCAGTACAAAGGATGTCCCCGCCGAGTACTTAAACCTAAACTATAATGCTAAGGAAAATATTTATGCGACTTACTTGCGATGGGACCAAGATTTCTCCAACCGATTTTCAATGATAGCAGGGGTAAGGGTTGAAAAAACAGACATCAATTACACCGGAAATCACGTTTTAAACGAAACCACTTTGGCGGGAAAAATCAGCAACAAAAATGATTATGTTAACTTCTTGCCAAGCGTTGCCTTTAAGTATGACCTTAAGAAAGATTTTATATGGCGTGTTGCTTTTAGCACGGCATTGGCTCGTCCTGATTATTACGCTTTAGCCCCTTATGTGAGTGTTTTCTCGGCAGATAACAAAATTTTTGCAGGAAATCCGAAGCTCAAGGCTACCTATTCGTACAATTTTGATGTGATGGCAGAGAAATACTTCAAATCAGTAGGAATTCTTTCTGGAGGCATCTTCTATAAGCACCTTAATAATTTTATTTATACCTATATTGCCAATAATACGTACTCCCACGAACAATTTGCTCGAGAATTTCCTAATGTAGCTAATCCTATTGATGTGGGAGCAGACCATTGGTCATTCAAACAACAACGAAACGGAGAAAATGTAGCCGTTTACGGATTTGAGTTAGCTGCACAGCGTCAGTTGGATTTTCTCCCTGGCAAATTCTTCAAAGGTTTCGGGGCTTATCTGAATTATACTTATACCCAATCCAAAGCTCAAGGAATTACCAATAATCAAGGGGAAAAACGTGATGGTTTAGGACTTCCTGGAACGGCACCTCATATGCTTAACGCTTCACTTTCGTGGGAAAACAAAGGGCTCTTGGCACGAATTTCAATCAACCATACATCTGATTACTTAGATGAATTAGGGGGCAATCCCTTTGAAGATCGTTATTATGACCAACAAACTTTTTTAGATTTTAACGCTTCATACAAGGCGACTAAAAATATGAGTATATTTCTGGAAGCTAACAATTTAACCAATCAACCTTTGCGGTACTATCAAGGTATTTCGGCAAGAACTATGCAAGTGGAATACTACCGCCCCAAGTATAAAATCGGTATAAAATTAGATTTTTAA
- a CDS encoding YfcC family protein, with protein MKRFLKFPTPYTVLMIVIVIAAGLTFLLPSGKYDTLSYDSVQNVFVINSKGETQTLPATQQTLAEKNISISIEKFKEGKIKKPVSIPNTYKQDEAKPQGFLEILYAPIKGIYDTIDIILFVLVLGGFIGIFNSSGTLNEGVGYLAYRLKGREGILIILVFTLIALGGTFFGLAEETLAFYPMLIPVFLAAGYDLMVPLAVIYLGSCVGTMASTVNPFSVIIASDAVGVDWTTGLVTRLVMLVLSTVISLVYIIRYAEKVKRNPQASVAYGASLPESLHNEKAVPVEQLKLSSKLLLVVFGLSFLVMILGVSQWGWWFEEMTALFLVASVIIAILQRTGEEQSIAHFLTGAKDLLGVAFIIGIARGVTFILNDGQISDTILYYSSNLVSGMSPALFLPVLMFIFVILTLFIASSSGMAVVTMPIMGGLASVVGVEGQSVVNAYLFGMGLMSFITPTGLILPSLAMVNLNYKQWLRFVSPLMLILVVLAIGVLLVEYYL; from the coding sequence ATGAAACGATTTTTAAAATTTCCGACGCCCTACACGGTGTTGATGATTGTTATTGTTATTGCGGCAGGATTGACTTTTTTGTTGCCTTCGGGTAAGTACGATACGCTTTCTTACGATAGTGTGCAAAATGTGTTTGTGATAAACTCGAAGGGAGAAACGCAAACCTTACCAGCTACACAACAAACCCTCGCCGAAAAGAATATTTCTATCAGCATTGAAAAATTCAAAGAGGGAAAAATTAAAAAACCAGTTTCTATTCCAAATACATATAAGCAAGATGAAGCCAAACCGCAAGGTTTTTTAGAAATTCTCTATGCTCCGATTAAGGGAATTTACGATACGATTGATATTATTTTATTCGTATTGGTTTTGGGTGGCTTTATCGGAATTTTTAATAGCTCAGGAACGCTGAATGAAGGGGTTGGCTATCTGGCTTACAGGCTGAAAGGCAGGGAAGGAATCCTTATTATTTTAGTTTTTACGCTCATCGCTTTAGGGGGTACTTTTTTCGGTTTGGCAGAAGAAACACTCGCCTTTTATCCGATGCTTATTCCTGTGTTTTTGGCAGCAGGATACGATTTGATGGTCCCCCTGGCTGTGATTTATCTGGGGTCGTGTGTGGGGACGATGGCTTCGACAGTAAATCCGTTTTCGGTTATTATCGCCTCTGACGCAGTAGGAGTTGATTGGACAACAGGATTGGTAACACGCCTTGTAATGCTTGTACTTTCAACTGTAATTAGCTTGGTATACATTATTCGCTATGCAGAAAAGGTAAAACGCAACCCACAAGCATCAGTGGCGTATGGTGCATCGCTTCCTGAATCGTTACATAATGAAAAAGCAGTTCCTGTGGAGCAACTTAAGCTATCAAGTAAACTTTTGCTCGTTGTTTTTGGGTTGTCTTTTCTGGTGATGATTCTTGGTGTTTCGCAATGGGGTTGGTGGTTTGAGGAAATGACGGCTTTATTTTTAGTTGCTTCCGTAATTATTGCTATTTTGCAGCGTACGGGCGAAGAACAATCCATTGCTCATTTTTTGACAGGTGCGAAAGATTTACTGGGTGTGGCTTTTATCATCGGTATTGCCCGAGGAGTTACTTTCATTCTTAATGACGGACAAATCTCAGATACGATTCTTTATTACTCGTCGAACTTAGTAAGCGGAATGTCTCCTGCGTTGTTTTTGCCCGTGTTGATGTTTATTTTCGTGATACTCACCTTGTTTATTGCTTCTTCATCAGGAATGGCAGTAGTAACAATGCCTATTATGGGCGGATTAGCATCAGTGGTGGGAGTAGAGGGGCAAAGTGTGGTAAATGCCTATTTATTTGGAATGGGATTGATGAGTTTTATTACTCCAACGGGACTAATTTTGCCTTCACTTGCAATGGTAAACCTCAACTATAAACAATGGTTGCGGTTTGTGTCGCCTTTGATGCTTATTTTAGTGGTTTTAGCCATTGGTGTTTTATTGGTAGAGTATTATTTGTAA
- a CDS encoding AAA family ATPase gives MKILSVSLYNIASIEGPFHIDFESEPLKSEGLFAITGATGSGKSTILDAICLALYNNTPRLSPIKSYINIGDGENNLSVRDVKTLLRKGAEAAFAKVVFKAIDDKIYASEWKIRRARGYGRIQDEIITLENLSDKTLFPERNKTLVLKEIQRLLGLSFEQFTKSVILAQGEFANFLKATESERADILEKLTGTEIYSKISAQIFQKHKDLQTEITFFDAQLSSIELLTDKEQQTLHLALNQLKEQENQLITAQKQLQVQLDWHLKNQQLTEQIRQASSNLQIAQEAKNQQQHRFETLDKVEKIQPLKPIWLQKENIQKQIFTVELDIEGFSQKITELQQQAFVIQNALDKEKQHQQTLLQLHEKWLPQIQQARVLDIQLQQKKEILSDKMQQIQAFEQNNQALIGKIEVEKQTLAQIKERINQNKLWQSQNAYFEKFAENYSLIGVSCKEAERAISEKEKFRKEVEDLKGQIHQVEIFVNEEKTKNENLVQQHILAKQAYDEFKKAIKGFDIEKLISEQNEIIQKIEQQKNILNSIQKLQEERQNVQRTQQKKQQKKEQLIQIEQQLTQNQADVSLAQQEVSVLEKLLQKLQLESSENVENLRRGLIPDAPCPVCGATHHPYQEQRYENRALQELERQFEEAQENHFRLQNQAHDLLSNKKITEAEIQNLTQKEEESIVIQHQERKKISFLENDFIAKEHNLETLEKNIKVVLSDYQNNVAVIVDKIADYQGLKARETTLETRFNQALNQLESSNRKLNDLENASQKLVHRFDSAQRLLESAQNVLTEKEQSVNQLLDNPSWFLLWKSTPEQFANRLTKAVNDWQQSQENLRLAEQSQLSVNQNILHLSQQQLDQAKQLEDLKTLYDRELQLLSGMELERQNLLEGKNADQVERQINDKLKIVQKQIELHLTNYQKNALDFQEISAKKQTQEQFLAQLKQERETLQGRIEHWMIENPDFKADLNTQKFHYWISLDNLWIHQERLQLKQLEEGCLMAQTLLKDRSDSLKRHQNQNIPEQSQSDCERLLAENKESEAKVRQDIGKLHNQWAVHQKEVEKHQDLLRQREEKQQVLSQWEVINSLIGSSSGKVFQRYAQEFTLDTLLRYANVHLSSINQRYQLERISDTLSLQVIDKEMGYEVRSVYSLSGGESFLVSLGLALALSSLSSTKMNIETLFIDEGFGTLDAKTLAIAMDALESLQHQGKKVGVISHVQEMTERIAVKIEVKKQGNGKSSIQIKNDW, from the coding sequence ATGAAAATATTATCGGTAAGTTTGTATAATATCGCTTCAATTGAGGGGCCTTTTCATATTGATTTTGAAAGCGAACCTTTAAAATCGGAAGGATTATTTGCTATAACGGGAGCTACAGGCTCGGGGAAATCTACGATTTTAGATGCCATTTGTTTGGCTTTATATAACAATACCCCTCGTCTTTCACCCATCAAAAGTTACATAAACATTGGTGATGGCGAGAATAATCTTTCCGTTCGCGATGTGAAAACGCTTTTGCGTAAAGGAGCAGAAGCCGCTTTTGCAAAGGTGGTTTTTAAAGCAATTGACGATAAAATTTATGCCAGTGAATGGAAGATACGCAGGGCTCGTGGTTATGGCAGAATACAAGATGAGATAATCACTTTAGAAAATCTTTCAGACAAAACGCTTTTTCCAGAAAGAAATAAAACGCTTGTCCTTAAAGAAATACAGCGTTTGTTAGGGCTTTCTTTTGAGCAATTTACCAAGTCAGTCATTTTAGCACAAGGCGAATTTGCTAACTTTCTTAAAGCTACGGAAAGCGAACGAGCAGATATTTTGGAAAAGCTTACAGGTACCGAAATTTATTCCAAAATTTCGGCTCAAATTTTTCAAAAGCATAAAGATTTACAAACAGAAATCACTTTTTTTGATGCACAACTCTCATCCATTGAGTTACTTACTGATAAAGAACAACAAACGTTACATTTGGCATTAAATCAGTTAAAAGAGCAAGAAAACCAACTTATTACGGCTCAGAAACAATTGCAAGTACAGCTAGATTGGCATTTGAAAAACCAGCAACTTACTGAACAAATCCGTCAAGCTTCGTCGAATTTACAAATTGCACAAGAGGCTAAAAATCAACAACAACATCGGTTTGAAACACTGGATAAGGTAGAGAAAATACAGCCTCTGAAACCGATTTGGCTTCAAAAAGAAAATATTCAAAAACAAATTTTTACGGTAGAGCTTGACATTGAGGGTTTTTCGCAAAAAATAACCGAGCTTCAACAACAAGCCTTTGTGATACAAAACGCTCTTGATAAGGAAAAACAACATCAGCAAACCCTTCTGCAATTGCACGAAAAGTGGTTGCCTCAAATTCAACAAGCTCGAGTGTTAGACATTCAACTTCAGCAAAAAAAGGAAATACTTTCCGACAAAATGCAACAAATCCAAGCTTTTGAACAAAATAATCAGGCGCTTATCGGTAAAATAGAGGTAGAAAAGCAAACGTTAGCCCAAATTAAAGAGCGTATCAATCAAAATAAGTTGTGGCAAAGTCAAAATGCTTATTTTGAAAAATTTGCAGAAAATTATTCGCTTATTGGGGTAAGTTGTAAAGAAGCTGAAAGAGCTATTTCTGAAAAGGAAAAGTTCCGAAAAGAAGTGGAAGATTTAAAAGGGCAGATACATCAGGTGGAAATTTTTGTAAATGAGGAGAAAACCAAAAATGAAAACTTGGTACAGCAACACATCTTGGCAAAACAAGCATACGACGAGTTTAAAAAAGCCATTAAGGGGTTTGATATTGAAAAACTCATATCGGAGCAAAATGAAATTATTCAGAAAATTGAACAACAAAAAAACATTTTAAATTCGATACAAAAATTACAAGAGGAGCGGCAAAACGTACAGCGCACTCAACAGAAAAAACAACAAAAAAAGGAACAACTTATTCAAATTGAGCAGCAATTAACCCAAAATCAAGCAGATGTTAGCCTTGCCCAACAAGAAGTAAGCGTTTTAGAAAAATTGTTGCAGAAGTTACAATTGGAAAGCTCAGAAAATGTTGAAAATCTCCGTCGTGGACTGATTCCAGATGCCCCTTGCCCAGTTTGTGGTGCTACTCATCATCCGTATCAGGAGCAAAGATATGAGAATAGGGCGCTACAAGAATTGGAAAGACAATTTGAAGAGGCACAAGAAAATCATTTTCGTTTGCAAAATCAAGCACACGATTTGCTTTCCAATAAAAAAATAACAGAAGCCGAAATTCAGAATTTGACCCAAAAGGAAGAAGAAAGCATCGTTATACAACATCAAGAAAGAAAAAAGATATCATTTTTAGAAAATGATTTTATTGCAAAAGAGCATAACCTTGAAACTTTAGAAAAAAATATCAAAGTGGTTTTGTCCGACTACCAAAATAATGTAGCAGTTATAGTTGATAAAATTGCAGATTATCAAGGATTAAAAGCCAGAGAAACCACCTTAGAAACTCGCTTTAATCAAGCCTTAAATCAGCTCGAAAGCTCAAATCGGAAATTAAACGATTTAGAGAATGCTTCTCAAAAACTTGTTCATCGGTTTGATTCAGCCCAACGATTGCTTGAATCTGCACAAAATGTGCTTACCGAAAAAGAACAATCGGTAAACCAGCTACTTGATAATCCATCGTGGTTTTTACTATGGAAAAGTACCCCTGAACAGTTTGCAAATCGCCTAACAAAAGCGGTTAACGATTGGCAACAAAGCCAAGAAAATTTACGTTTGGCAGAGCAATCGCAACTTTCGGTCAATCAGAATATTTTACATCTTTCACAGCAACAGCTCGACCAAGCTAAACAGTTGGAAGATTTAAAAACGCTGTATGATAGGGAGTTACAATTGTTGTCAGGAATGGAATTGGAGCGTCAAAATCTTTTAGAAGGGAAAAATGCTGACCAAGTAGAGCGACAAATCAATGATAAGTTGAAAATAGTTCAAAAACAAATAGAGTTGCATCTGACGAATTATCAGAAAAATGCACTTGATTTTCAAGAGATTTCGGCAAAAAAACAAACCCAAGAGCAGTTTCTCGCCCAATTAAAGCAAGAGCGAGAAACTTTACAAGGGAGAATTGAGCATTGGATGATAGAAAACCCAGATTTCAAAGCGGATTTAAACACTCAAAAGTTTCATTATTGGATTTCTTTGGATAATCTTTGGATACATCAAGAGCGTTTGCAATTAAAACAACTGGAAGAAGGGTGTCTGATGGCACAAACCTTACTTAAAGATCGTAGTGATAGTCTGAAACGGCATCAAAATCAAAATATTCCTGAACAATCTCAATCAGATTGTGAAAGGTTACTTGCTGAAAACAAGGAGAGTGAGGCTAAGGTTAGGCAAGACATCGGAAAGCTACACAATCAATGGGCTGTGCACCAAAAGGAAGTAGAGAAACATCAGGATTTATTGCGACAAAGAGAGGAAAAACAGCAAGTTTTATCCCAATGGGAAGTCATAAACAGCCTTATTGGCAGCAGCAGTGGTAAAGTTTTTCAAAGGTATGCACAAGAATTTACACTGGACACTTTACTGCGTTATGCCAATGTACATTTGAGTAGTATTAACCAACGATACCAGCTGGAGCGCATCTCCGATACGCTCAGTTTGCAGGTGATAGATAAGGAAATGGGGTATGAGGTACGTTCGGTATATTCGCTTTCGGGAGGGGAGTCGTTTTTGGTGTCTTTGGGGCTTGCCTTGGCACTTTCCTCGCTTTCTTCTACCAAAATGAATATCGAAACCTTGTTTATTGATGAAGGCTTCGGTACCTTAGATGCAAAAACACTTGCCATAGCTATGGATGCCCTTGAAAGTTTACAACATCAGGGTAAAAAAGTAGGAGTGATTTCTCACGTACAAGAAATGACTGAACGTATTGCTGTAAAAATAGAAGTTAAAAAGCAAGGCAATGGTAAAAGTAGCATACAAATCAAAAATGATTGGTGA
- a CDS encoding exonuclease SbcCD subunit D C-terminal domain-containing protein, translating into MKFLHTADWHLGQTFYEHDRHNEHRFFLDWILQTIEKENVDVLLVSGDVFDTANPQIQSVTLFYGFLHQLTHRFPHLQAIFIAGNHDSPARLEMPRPLLENTNIHLIGQVKRYDNSIDYQSLIIPLCGKDKKVEVFCLAVPYLRFGEYPRNEDETLPDYATGVTTFYREITQKALHYCSENQGLIALGHLHVVGADIADNDTAERAIIGGIECMSAREFPAELQYVALGHIHKGQKVGGQNHIRYSGSPIPLSFSERNYEHQVVIFQMEAGKLTDIKSVPIPVKQPLLSLPENHGNLAQVLSALELLPPTDTQQEKPFLEVKIVLDTPLPDLKNILQKAVAHKNVRLVRIDLKMKGIKTEMEDYQSEIALFDLKPIDVFRRIFEKQKGEALPQKYEVLFNEIYNEIENQQDSL; encoded by the coding sequence ATGAAGTTTTTACACACTGCCGATTGGCATTTAGGGCAAACTTTTTACGAACACGACCGCCACAACGAGCATCGTTTCTTTTTAGACTGGATTTTGCAAACCATTGAAAAAGAAAATGTTGATGTGCTTTTAGTTAGTGGTGATGTTTTTGATACGGCGAATCCGCAAATACAGTCGGTAACCTTGTTTTATGGTTTTTTGCATCAGCTTACGCATCGTTTTCCGCATTTACAAGCGATTTTTATTGCAGGAAATCACGATTCACCAGCGCGACTTGAAATGCCTCGTCCGCTTCTGGAAAACACAAATATTCATCTGATAGGTCAAGTAAAACGCTATGATAATTCTATTGATTATCAGTCGTTAATCATTCCTTTGTGCGGTAAAGATAAAAAGGTGGAGGTTTTTTGTCTTGCGGTGCCTTATTTGCGTTTTGGGGAATATCCACGAAATGAAGATGAAACTTTACCTGATTATGCCACAGGAGTAACTACTTTTTATCGTGAAATTACTCAAAAAGCACTTCATTATTGTTCTGAAAATCAAGGATTGATTGCTTTGGGGCATCTGCACGTGGTGGGTGCCGATATTGCTGATAATGATACTGCGGAACGCGCCATCATCGGAGGGATTGAGTGTATGAGTGCCCGAGAGTTTCCTGCTGAATTGCAATATGTTGCTTTGGGGCATATTCACAAGGGGCAAAAAGTAGGAGGTCAGAATCATATCCGATATAGCGGTAGTCCCATTCCGCTTTCGTTTTCAGAAAGAAACTATGAGCATCAGGTGGTTATTTTTCAAATGGAAGCGGGGAAGCTAACGGATATAAAATCTGTTCCAATCCCTGTAAAACAACCACTTTTAAGTCTTCCTGAAAATCACGGCAATTTGGCTCAAGTACTTTCAGCCCTTGAGCTATTGCCTCCCACGGATACTCAGCAGGAAAAACCCTTTTTGGAGGTGAAAATAGTGCTTGACACCCCCTTGCCTGACTTAAAAAATATCCTTCAAAAAGCCGTTGCCCACAAAAATGTTCGATTGGTACGTATTGATTTAAAAATGAAGGGGATAAAGACTGAAATGGAGGACTATCAGTCCGAAATTGCTCTTTTTGACTTAAAACCTATTGATGTTTTCAGGAGAATTTTTGAAAAGCAAAAGGGAGAGGCGCTACCCCAAAAATACGAGGTTCTTTTTAATGAAATTTATAACGAAATTGAAAACCAGCAAGATAGTCTATGA
- the ybeY gene encoding rRNA maturation RNase YbeY → MITFNYEIEFELPEQETVFQAWIEKIIASEQKELGELNYIFCDDNYLHQINVQYLDHDTLTDIITFDYTQEQTISGDIFISVERVADNAQDFNVDFQTELLRVMAHGVLHLCGYKDKSDAESKQMRSKEEEKMRLF, encoded by the coding sequence ATGATAACATTTAATTACGAAATTGAATTTGAGCTTCCTGAGCAAGAAACTGTTTTTCAAGCGTGGATTGAAAAGATTATCGCTTCCGAACAAAAGGAATTGGGCGAATTAAATTACATCTTTTGTGATGATAATTATTTGCACCAAATCAACGTGCAATATCTTGACCACGACACACTTACCGATATTATTACTTTTGATTATACGCAAGAGCAAACCATTTCGGGGGATATTTTTATTTCGGTGGAACGTGTTGCCGATAACGCCCAAGATTTCAATGTTGATTTCCAAACAGAACTATTACGAGTGATGGCTCACGGCGTGCTACATTTATGCGGTTACAAAGACAAATCCGATGCTGAAAGTAAACAAATGCGAAGCAAAGAAGAGGAAAAAATGAGATTGTTTTAA
- a CDS encoding GDSL-type esterase/lipase family protein, translating to MKKITILLAVMLSFTAFSQEQKHSHFYYQRADFFNKFPITSKDIVFLGNSITNGCEWAELFGKKNIKNRGISGDISQGVYERLDNIVNGKPKKIFLLIGVNDIARKIPTATTSQNIEKIVMKIQQVSPKTKIYLQSVLPVNADFKMFENHQQPEKIRELNAEIQRICQKYKVTYVDLYSHFILPNTEKLNPEYTNDGLHLMAEGYLLWKKIIMPYL from the coding sequence ATGAAAAAAATAACCATATTATTAGCTGTAATGCTTTCATTTACTGCTTTTTCACAAGAGCAAAAGCATTCACATTTTTATTACCAACGTGCCGATTTTTTCAACAAATTTCCTATCACATCGAAAGATATTGTCTTCTTGGGTAATAGCATCACTAACGGATGCGAATGGGCGGAACTTTTCGGGAAGAAAAACATAAAAAACAGGGGAATTAGTGGCGATATTTCACAAGGAGTTTATGAAAGATTGGATAATATCGTGAACGGAAAACCCAAAAAAATATTTCTGCTGATTGGTGTCAATGATATTGCCCGAAAAATTCCAACAGCAACTACTTCACAAAACATTGAAAAAATTGTGATGAAAATCCAGCAAGTTTCTCCAAAAACGAAAATATATTTGCAAAGCGTTTTGCCTGTAAATGCTGATTTTAAGATGTTTGAAAACCATCAGCAGCCTGAAAAAATACGTGAACTTAATGCCGAAATTCAGCGAATTTGTCAGAAATACAAAGTTACTTATGTGGATTTATATTCACACTTTATCCTACCGAATACTGAAAAACTAAATCCTGAATACACCAACGATGGGCTTCATCTAATGGCGGAAGGATATTTGCTGTGGAAGAAAATCATTATGCCTTATTTGTAA